From Candidatus Cloacimonadota bacterium:
CTGCGGATAGGTTCAAGTACCGGCTCTGTAACTTTCATCAAAAGTATTATAATAGGTTGAGAATAATTGGGATTGAACCAAGAAATTATTGCTCGAATAAATATGAGCCAAACATATAATCCCAAAGCCCAATAGATAAGGTTAAGTAATGCCATTGTTATTCCTTTGCAAGTTCGGGGTCAAAACAATCTCTACAACGAGCTTCGTAGATTTCCTGTTCTCCCACAAGTATTTCTTTGTCGCTTTTAATCAAGCGTTGAGTTCTATTGGCTGGATTTCCACATCGTTGGCAAATTGCCAGTGTTTTTGTGATATATTCCGCTTCTGCCAGTAATTGCGGAATGGGTTCGAATGGTCTGCCAAGATAGTCCTGATCCAAACCGGCAACGATTACCCGTTTGCCTTCGCAAGCAAGTCTGTTGCATAAGTGAACCAGCTCATTATCAAAAAATTGTGCTTCATCAATTCCAATTACTTCAGTTTCATCTTTAATTTGCGCTGCTAAATCTTCTGAAGAATTCACTGTAATTGAAGTAAGTTTGGATTTGTTATGCGAGACAATATGTTGCTCGCTATAGCGTGTATCAATTTCCGGTTTGAATATCTGAATTTTCTGCTTAGCAATCTCTGCCCGACGCAACCGACGGATAAGTTCTTCGGTTTTGCCGCTGAACATGCTACCGCAAATAACTTCGATCCAACCTGTTTTATGTTTAACAATATTCATATTAATTACTCCGATACGTCAAATTGTTTCCCCGTAATTTTGTGTCAAATTTTCTAAACTTCTTAGCTGAATAGAGTCTGTCCGTAAAGTAGGGATTCGACGCAGATGAACACTGAAAAAGTGGATTTTCGCAAGATAAAATTTTTTTGTAAAAAGTGTAACATTAGCGCCTGCCCCGTTGAATGCTTTGTATTTTATATTCAACAGGGGTTTATCAGCATAATCAGTGTTTATCTGCGTCGAATCACATTCGGAGAATCATTGCAAAAATGCGAGTTTACGGATGGACAC
This genomic window contains:
- a CDS encoding YggT family protein, whose amino-acid sequence is MALLNLIYWALGLYVWLIFIRAIISWFNPNYSQPIIILLMKVTEPVLEPIRRGIRNLFPNSRLRIDISPLIVIFIIEIIRSQIVKMIIQ
- a CDS encoding thymidine kinase, which codes for MNIVKHKTGWIEVICGSMFSGKTEELIRRLRRAEIAKQKIQIFKPEIDTRYSEQHIVSHNKSKLTSITVNSSEDLAAQIKDETEVIGIDEAQFFDNELVHLCNRLACEGKRVIVAGLDQDYLGRPFEPIPQLLAEAEYITKTLAICQRCGNPANRTQRLIKSDKEILVGEQEIYEARCRDCFDPELAKE